Proteins co-encoded in one Cricetulus griseus strain 17A/GY chromosome 1 unlocalized genomic scaffold, alternate assembly CriGri-PICRH-1.0 chr1_1, whole genome shotgun sequence genomic window:
- the Morc2 gene encoding ATPase MORC2 isoform X4, which translates to MAFTNYSSLNRAQLTFEYLHTNSTTHEFLFGALAELVDNARDADATRIDIYAERREDLQGGFMLCFLDDGAGMDPSDAASVIQFGKSAKRTPESTQIGQYGNGLKSGSMRIGKDFILFTKKEDTMTCLFLSRTFHEEEGIDEVIVPLPTWNARTREPVTDNVEKFAIETELVYKYSPFHTEEQVMAQFMKIPGNSGTLVIIFNLKLMDNGEPELDIISNPKDIQMAETSPEGTKPERRSFRAYAAVLYIDPRMRIFIHGHKVQTKRLSCCLYKPRMYKYTSSRFKTRAEQEVKKAEHVARIAEEKAREAESKARTLEVRMGGDLTRDSRVMLRQVQNTAITLRREADVKKRIKDAKQRALKEPKELNFVFGVNIEHRDLDGMFIYNCSRLIKMYEKVGPQLEGGMACGGVVGVVDVPYLVLEPTHNKQDFADAKEYRHLLRAMGEHLAQYWKDIAIAQRGIIKFWDEFGYLSANWNQPPSSELRFKRRRAMEIPTTIQCDLCLKWRTLPFQLSSVEKDYPDTWVCSMNPDPEQDRCEASEQKQKVPLGTLKKDLKTQEEKQKQLTEKIRQQQEKLEALQKTTPIRSQADLKKLPLEVTTRPSTEEPVRRPQRPRSPPLPAVIKNAPSRPPSIQTPRPTSQLRKASVISSSPKLPAPAARGEMSTSRLLQPAEAPRKPANPPIKTTPRPTPPVQPSPPSLLPNSKNLREVPAQKAIKSPVVKKPEPPVKHSMATSGRKRSLAVSDEEEAEEEAEKRKERCKRGKFAVKEEKKEASELSDSAGEDDPAEFKKAQKDKGLHVEVRVNREWYTGRVTAVEMGKNVVRWKVKFDYVPTDTTPRDRWVEKGSEDVRLMKPPSPEHQSPDTQQEGGEEEEEEEEAVVAQQAVALPEPSTSDGLPIEPDTTAPSTNHETIDLLVQILRNCLRYFLPPSFPISKKELSAMNSEELISFPLKEYFKQYEVGLQNLCHSYQSRADSRAKASEESLRTSEKKLRETEEKLQKLRTNIVALLQKVQEDIDINTDDELDAYIEDLITKGD; encoded by the exons GTGATGCTGCCAGTGTGATCCAGTTTGGGAAGTCAGCCAAACGAACCCCTGAGTCTACCCAAATTGGGCAGTATGGCAATGGATTAAAATC GGGCTCAATGCGCATTGGGAAGGATTTTATCCTCTTCACTAAGAAAGAAGACACCATgacctgcctcttcctttctcGTACCTTTCATGAGGAAGAAGGCATTGATGAA GTGATAGTTCCATTGCCTACCTGGAATGCTCGAACACGGGAACCTGTCACAGACAATGTGGAGAAGTTTGCCATTGAGACAGAGCTCGTCTACAAGTATTCTCCCTTCCACACTGAGGAGCAAGTGATGGCTCAGTTCATGAAGATTCCCGGGAATAGTG GAACACTGGTGATCATCTTTAATCTCAAGCTCATGGACAATGGAGAGCCGGAACTAGACATAATCTCAAACCCAAAAGATATCCAGATGGCAGAGACCTCCCCAGAGGGCAC GAAGCCAGAGCGACGCTCCTTCCGAGCCTATGCTGCTGTGCTCTATATTGATCCTCGGATGAGGATCTTTATTCATGGACACAAGGTGCAGACCAAGAGACTCTCCTGCTGCCTGTATAAGCCCAG AATGTACAAGTATACATCAAGCCGTTTCAAGACTCGAGCAGAACAGGAAGTGAAGAAAGCAGAGCATGTAGCACGGATTG CTGAAGAGAAGGCCCGGGAGGCAGAGAGCAAAGCTCGGACATTAGAAGTACGCATGGGTGGAGACCTGACACGGGACTCTAGG GTAATGTTGCGGCAGGTCCAGAATACAGCCATCACCCTGCGTAGAGAAGCTGATGTCAAGAAAAGGATCAAAGATGCCAAGCAGCG AGCACTCAAAGAACCCAAGGAACTGAATTTTGTTTTTGGGGTCAATATTGAACATCGGGACCTAGATGGCATGTTTATCTACAATTGTAGCCGTCTGATCAAGATGTATGAGAAAGTGGGCCCACAGCTGGAAGGGGGCAT GGCATGTGGTGGGGTTGTTGGGGTTGTTGATGTGCCCTACTTGGTTCTGGAGCCTACACATAACAAGCAGGACTTCGCTGATGCTAAGGAGTACCGGCATCTACTTCGAGCAATGGGGGAACACTTGGCACAGTACTGGAAGGACATCGCCATTG CTCAGCGTGGAATCATTAAGTTTTGGGATGAATTTGGCTACCTTTCTGCCAACTGGAACCAACCCCCATCCAGTGAGCTTCGTTTCAAACGTCGGAGGGCTATGGAAATACCAACCACTATCCAGTGTG aTTTGTGTCTGAAATGGAGGACCCTCCCCTTCCAGCTGAGTTCAGTAGAAAAAGATTATCCTGATACTTGGGTTTGCTCTATGAACCCCGATCCTGAGCAGGACCG CTGTGAAGCTTCTgaacagaagcagaaggttccCTTGGGGACATTAAAAAAGGACCTaaagacacaggaagaaaagcagaagcaGCTGACAGAGAAAATTCGCCAGCAACAGGAAAAGCTAGAAGCTCTTCAG AAAACCACACCCATCCGCTCACAAGCTGACCTGAAGAAATTGCCCTTAGAAGTGACTACCAGACCTTCCACTGAA GAACCTGTGAGGAGACCTCAGCGTCCTCGGTCACCTCCTTTACCTGCAGTGATCAAGAATGCTCCTAGCAGACCCCCTTCTATTCAAACTCCCAGACCAACTAGCCAACTCCGAAAGGCTTCGGTTATCAGCAGCTCCCCAAAGCTGCCTGCTCCAGCAGCCAGAGGAGAAATGAGTACTTCTAGACTGCTCCAGCCAGCTGAGGCACCCCGAAAGCCTGCAAACCCTCCCATCAAGACTACACCCCGACCTACCCCTCCTGTGCAGCCTTCGCCACCCTCTCTACTCCCCAACTCCAAGAACCTTCGGGAGGTCCCTGCTCAAAAAGCCATCAAGTCTCCAGTGGTCAAGAAGCCAGAGCCACCTGTTAAACATTCTATG GCAACCTCAGGTCGGAAGCGGAGTCTTGCAGTCTCTGATGAGGAAGAGGCTGAAGAAGAagctgagaagaggaaagagagatgcAAACGGGGCAAGTTTGCagtgaaggaggaaaagaaggaagcaagTGAG CTCTCAGACAGTGCTGGGGAAGATGACCCAGCTGAATTCAAGAAGGCTCAGAAAG ATAAAGGATTGCATGTAGAGGTACGTGTGAACCGGGAGTGGTACACAGGTCGTGTCACAGCTGTAGAGATGGGCAAGAATGTGGTTCGGTGGAAAGTGAAGTTTGACTACGTGCCCACAGACACAACACCAAGAGACCGCTg GGTGGAGAAAGGCAGTGAAGATGTACGACTGATGAAGCCACCTTCTCCAGAGCATCAGAGTCCTGACACGCAGCAAGAaggtggagaggaggaagaggaggaggaggaggctgtggTGGCCCAGCAGGCTGTGGCCTTGCCAGAGCCCTCTACTTCTGATGGTCTCCCCATTGAGCCTGACACCACTGCCCCAAGTACCAACCATGAGACTATTGACCTCCTGGTCCAGATTCTTCG GAACTGCTTGCGATATTTCTTGCCTCCGAGTTTCCCCATCTCCAAGAAGGAGCTGAGTGCTATGAATTCAGAAGAACTAATATCTTTTCCTCTG AAAGAGTACTTCAAGCAGTATGAGGTGGGGCTCCAGAACCTGTGCCATTCCTACCAAAGCCGTGCTGACTCACGGGCAAAAGCCTCAGAAGAGAGCTTGCGCACTTCTGAGAAAAAGCTTCGTGAGACAGAAGAGAAGTTACAGAAATTGAGGACCAACATTGTAGCACTCCTGCAGAAAGTACAGGAG GacatagacatcaacacagatgaCGAGCTGGATGCCTACATTGAGGACCTCATCACCAAAGGGGACTGA
- the Morc2 gene encoding ATPase MORC2 isoform X6 produces the protein MLCFLDDGAGMDPSDAASVIQFGKSAKRTPESTQIGQYGNGLKSGSMRIGKDFILFTKKEDTMTCLFLSRTFHEEEGIDEVIVPLPTWNARTREPVTDNVEKFAIETELVYKYSPFHTEEQVMAQFMKIPGNSGTLVIIFNLKLMDNGEPELDIISNPKDIQMAETSPEGTKPERRSFRAYAAVLYIDPRMRIFIHGHKVQTKRLSCCLYKPRMYKYTSSRFKTRAEQEVKKAEHVARIAEEKAREAESKARTLEVRMGGDLTRDSRVMLRQVQNTAITLRREADVKKRIKDAKQRALKEPKELNFVFGVNIEHRDLDGMFIYNCSRLIKMYEKVGPQLEGGMACGGVVGVVDVPYLVLEPTHNKQDFADAKEYRHLLRAMGEHLAQYWKDIAIAQRGIIKFWDEFGYLSANWNQPPSSELRFKRRRAMEIPTTIQCDLCLKWRTLPFQLSSVEKDYPDTWVCSMNPDPEQDRCEASEQKQKVPLGTLKKDLKTQEEKQKQLTEKIRQQQEKLEALQKTTPIRSQADLKKLPLEVTTRPSTEEPVRRPQRPRSPPLPAVIKNAPSRPPSIQTPRPTSQLRKASVISSSPKLPAPAARGEMSTSRLLQPAEAPRKPANPPIKTTPRPTPPVQPSPPSLLPNSKNLREVPAQKAIKSPVVKKPEPPVKHSMATSGRKRSLAVSDEEEAEEEAEKRKERCKRGKFAVKEEKKEASELSDSAGEDDPAEFKKAQKDKGLHVEVRVNREWYTGRVTAVEMGKNVVRWKVKFDYVPTDTTPRDRWVEKGSEDVRLMKPPSPEHQSPDTQQEGGEEEEEEEEAVVAQQAVALPEPSTSDGLPIEPDTTAPSTNHETIDLLVQILRNCLRYFLPPSFPISKKELSAMNSEELISFPLKEYFKQYEVGLQNLCHSYQSRADSRAKASEESLRTSEKKLRETEEKLQKLRTNIVALLQKVQEDIDINTDDELDAYIEDLITKGD, from the exons GTGATGCTGCCAGTGTGATCCAGTTTGGGAAGTCAGCCAAACGAACCCCTGAGTCTACCCAAATTGGGCAGTATGGCAATGGATTAAAATC GGGCTCAATGCGCATTGGGAAGGATTTTATCCTCTTCACTAAGAAAGAAGACACCATgacctgcctcttcctttctcGTACCTTTCATGAGGAAGAAGGCATTGATGAA GTGATAGTTCCATTGCCTACCTGGAATGCTCGAACACGGGAACCTGTCACAGACAATGTGGAGAAGTTTGCCATTGAGACAGAGCTCGTCTACAAGTATTCTCCCTTCCACACTGAGGAGCAAGTGATGGCTCAGTTCATGAAGATTCCCGGGAATAGTG GAACACTGGTGATCATCTTTAATCTCAAGCTCATGGACAATGGAGAGCCGGAACTAGACATAATCTCAAACCCAAAAGATATCCAGATGGCAGAGACCTCCCCAGAGGGCAC GAAGCCAGAGCGACGCTCCTTCCGAGCCTATGCTGCTGTGCTCTATATTGATCCTCGGATGAGGATCTTTATTCATGGACACAAGGTGCAGACCAAGAGACTCTCCTGCTGCCTGTATAAGCCCAG AATGTACAAGTATACATCAAGCCGTTTCAAGACTCGAGCAGAACAGGAAGTGAAGAAAGCAGAGCATGTAGCACGGATTG CTGAAGAGAAGGCCCGGGAGGCAGAGAGCAAAGCTCGGACATTAGAAGTACGCATGGGTGGAGACCTGACACGGGACTCTAGG GTAATGTTGCGGCAGGTCCAGAATACAGCCATCACCCTGCGTAGAGAAGCTGATGTCAAGAAAAGGATCAAAGATGCCAAGCAGCG AGCACTCAAAGAACCCAAGGAACTGAATTTTGTTTTTGGGGTCAATATTGAACATCGGGACCTAGATGGCATGTTTATCTACAATTGTAGCCGTCTGATCAAGATGTATGAGAAAGTGGGCCCACAGCTGGAAGGGGGCAT GGCATGTGGTGGGGTTGTTGGGGTTGTTGATGTGCCCTACTTGGTTCTGGAGCCTACACATAACAAGCAGGACTTCGCTGATGCTAAGGAGTACCGGCATCTACTTCGAGCAATGGGGGAACACTTGGCACAGTACTGGAAGGACATCGCCATTG CTCAGCGTGGAATCATTAAGTTTTGGGATGAATTTGGCTACCTTTCTGCCAACTGGAACCAACCCCCATCCAGTGAGCTTCGTTTCAAACGTCGGAGGGCTATGGAAATACCAACCACTATCCAGTGTG aTTTGTGTCTGAAATGGAGGACCCTCCCCTTCCAGCTGAGTTCAGTAGAAAAAGATTATCCTGATACTTGGGTTTGCTCTATGAACCCCGATCCTGAGCAGGACCG CTGTGAAGCTTCTgaacagaagcagaaggttccCTTGGGGACATTAAAAAAGGACCTaaagacacaggaagaaaagcagaagcaGCTGACAGAGAAAATTCGCCAGCAACAGGAAAAGCTAGAAGCTCTTCAG AAAACCACACCCATCCGCTCACAAGCTGACCTGAAGAAATTGCCCTTAGAAGTGACTACCAGACCTTCCACTGAA GAACCTGTGAGGAGACCTCAGCGTCCTCGGTCACCTCCTTTACCTGCAGTGATCAAGAATGCTCCTAGCAGACCCCCTTCTATTCAAACTCCCAGACCAACTAGCCAACTCCGAAAGGCTTCGGTTATCAGCAGCTCCCCAAAGCTGCCTGCTCCAGCAGCCAGAGGAGAAATGAGTACTTCTAGACTGCTCCAGCCAGCTGAGGCACCCCGAAAGCCTGCAAACCCTCCCATCAAGACTACACCCCGACCTACCCCTCCTGTGCAGCCTTCGCCACCCTCTCTACTCCCCAACTCCAAGAACCTTCGGGAGGTCCCTGCTCAAAAAGCCATCAAGTCTCCAGTGGTCAAGAAGCCAGAGCCACCTGTTAAACATTCTATG GCAACCTCAGGTCGGAAGCGGAGTCTTGCAGTCTCTGATGAGGAAGAGGCTGAAGAAGAagctgagaagaggaaagagagatgcAAACGGGGCAAGTTTGCagtgaaggaggaaaagaaggaagcaagTGAG CTCTCAGACAGTGCTGGGGAAGATGACCCAGCTGAATTCAAGAAGGCTCAGAAAG ATAAAGGATTGCATGTAGAGGTACGTGTGAACCGGGAGTGGTACACAGGTCGTGTCACAGCTGTAGAGATGGGCAAGAATGTGGTTCGGTGGAAAGTGAAGTTTGACTACGTGCCCACAGACACAACACCAAGAGACCGCTg GGTGGAGAAAGGCAGTGAAGATGTACGACTGATGAAGCCACCTTCTCCAGAGCATCAGAGTCCTGACACGCAGCAAGAaggtggagaggaggaagaggaggaggaggaggctgtggTGGCCCAGCAGGCTGTGGCCTTGCCAGAGCCCTCTACTTCTGATGGTCTCCCCATTGAGCCTGACACCACTGCCCCAAGTACCAACCATGAGACTATTGACCTCCTGGTCCAGATTCTTCG GAACTGCTTGCGATATTTCTTGCCTCCGAGTTTCCCCATCTCCAAGAAGGAGCTGAGTGCTATGAATTCAGAAGAACTAATATCTTTTCCTCTG AAAGAGTACTTCAAGCAGTATGAGGTGGGGCTCCAGAACCTGTGCCATTCCTACCAAAGCCGTGCTGACTCACGGGCAAAAGCCTCAGAAGAGAGCTTGCGCACTTCTGAGAAAAAGCTTCGTGAGACAGAAGAGAAGTTACAGAAATTGAGGACCAACATTGTAGCACTCCTGCAGAAAGTACAGGAG GacatagacatcaacacagatgaCGAGCTGGATGCCTACATTGAGGACCTCATCACCAAAGGGGACTGA
- the Morc2 gene encoding ATPase MORC2 isoform X5, with protein MAFTNYSSLNRAQLTFEYLHTNSDADATRIDIYAERREDLQGGFMLCFLDDGAGMDPSDAASVIQFGKSAKRTPESTQIGQYGNGLKSGSMRIGKDFILFTKKEDTMTCLFLSRTFHEEEGIDEVIVPLPTWNARTREPVTDNVEKFAIETELVYKYSPFHTEEQVMAQFMKIPGNSGTLVIIFNLKLMDNGEPELDIISNPKDIQMAETSPEGTKPERRSFRAYAAVLYIDPRMRIFIHGHKVQTKRLSCCLYKPRMYKYTSSRFKTRAEQEVKKAEHVARIAEEKAREAESKARTLEVRMGGDLTRDSRVMLRQVQNTAITLRREADVKKRIKDAKQRALKEPKELNFVFGVNIEHRDLDGMFIYNCSRLIKMYEKVGPQLEGGMACGGVVGVVDVPYLVLEPTHNKQDFADAKEYRHLLRAMGEHLAQYWKDIAIAQRGIIKFWDEFGYLSANWNQPPSSELRFKRRRAMEIPTTIQCDLCLKWRTLPFQLSSVEKDYPDTWVCSMNPDPEQDRCEASEQKQKVPLGTLKKDLKTQEEKQKQLTEKIRQQQEKLEALQKTTPIRSQADLKKLPLEVTTRPSTEEPVRRPQRPRSPPLPAVIKNAPSRPPSIQTPRPTSQLRKASVISSSPKLPAPAARGEMSTSRLLQPAEAPRKPANPPIKTTPRPTPPVQPSPPSLLPNSKNLREVPAQKAIKSPVVKKPEPPVKHSMATSGRKRSLAVSDEEEAEEEAEKRKERCKRGKFAVKEEKKEASELSDSAGEDDPAEFKKAQKDKGLHVEVRVNREWYTGRVTAVEMGKNVVRWKVKFDYVPTDTTPRDRWVEKGSEDVRLMKPPSPEHQSPDTQQEGGEEEEEEEEAVVAQQAVALPEPSTSDGLPIEPDTTAPSTNHETIDLLVQILRNCLRYFLPPSFPISKKELSAMNSEELISFPLKEYFKQYEVGLQNLCHSYQSRADSRAKASEESLRTSEKKLRETEEKLQKLRTNIVALLQKVQEDIDINTDDELDAYIEDLITKGD; from the exons GTGATGCTGCCAGTGTGATCCAGTTTGGGAAGTCAGCCAAACGAACCCCTGAGTCTACCCAAATTGGGCAGTATGGCAATGGATTAAAATC GGGCTCAATGCGCATTGGGAAGGATTTTATCCTCTTCACTAAGAAAGAAGACACCATgacctgcctcttcctttctcGTACCTTTCATGAGGAAGAAGGCATTGATGAA GTGATAGTTCCATTGCCTACCTGGAATGCTCGAACACGGGAACCTGTCACAGACAATGTGGAGAAGTTTGCCATTGAGACAGAGCTCGTCTACAAGTATTCTCCCTTCCACACTGAGGAGCAAGTGATGGCTCAGTTCATGAAGATTCCCGGGAATAGTG GAACACTGGTGATCATCTTTAATCTCAAGCTCATGGACAATGGAGAGCCGGAACTAGACATAATCTCAAACCCAAAAGATATCCAGATGGCAGAGACCTCCCCAGAGGGCAC GAAGCCAGAGCGACGCTCCTTCCGAGCCTATGCTGCTGTGCTCTATATTGATCCTCGGATGAGGATCTTTATTCATGGACACAAGGTGCAGACCAAGAGACTCTCCTGCTGCCTGTATAAGCCCAG AATGTACAAGTATACATCAAGCCGTTTCAAGACTCGAGCAGAACAGGAAGTGAAGAAAGCAGAGCATGTAGCACGGATTG CTGAAGAGAAGGCCCGGGAGGCAGAGAGCAAAGCTCGGACATTAGAAGTACGCATGGGTGGAGACCTGACACGGGACTCTAGG GTAATGTTGCGGCAGGTCCAGAATACAGCCATCACCCTGCGTAGAGAAGCTGATGTCAAGAAAAGGATCAAAGATGCCAAGCAGCG AGCACTCAAAGAACCCAAGGAACTGAATTTTGTTTTTGGGGTCAATATTGAACATCGGGACCTAGATGGCATGTTTATCTACAATTGTAGCCGTCTGATCAAGATGTATGAGAAAGTGGGCCCACAGCTGGAAGGGGGCAT GGCATGTGGTGGGGTTGTTGGGGTTGTTGATGTGCCCTACTTGGTTCTGGAGCCTACACATAACAAGCAGGACTTCGCTGATGCTAAGGAGTACCGGCATCTACTTCGAGCAATGGGGGAACACTTGGCACAGTACTGGAAGGACATCGCCATTG CTCAGCGTGGAATCATTAAGTTTTGGGATGAATTTGGCTACCTTTCTGCCAACTGGAACCAACCCCCATCCAGTGAGCTTCGTTTCAAACGTCGGAGGGCTATGGAAATACCAACCACTATCCAGTGTG aTTTGTGTCTGAAATGGAGGACCCTCCCCTTCCAGCTGAGTTCAGTAGAAAAAGATTATCCTGATACTTGGGTTTGCTCTATGAACCCCGATCCTGAGCAGGACCG CTGTGAAGCTTCTgaacagaagcagaaggttccCTTGGGGACATTAAAAAAGGACCTaaagacacaggaagaaaagcagaagcaGCTGACAGAGAAAATTCGCCAGCAACAGGAAAAGCTAGAAGCTCTTCAG AAAACCACACCCATCCGCTCACAAGCTGACCTGAAGAAATTGCCCTTAGAAGTGACTACCAGACCTTCCACTGAA GAACCTGTGAGGAGACCTCAGCGTCCTCGGTCACCTCCTTTACCTGCAGTGATCAAGAATGCTCCTAGCAGACCCCCTTCTATTCAAACTCCCAGACCAACTAGCCAACTCCGAAAGGCTTCGGTTATCAGCAGCTCCCCAAAGCTGCCTGCTCCAGCAGCCAGAGGAGAAATGAGTACTTCTAGACTGCTCCAGCCAGCTGAGGCACCCCGAAAGCCTGCAAACCCTCCCATCAAGACTACACCCCGACCTACCCCTCCTGTGCAGCCTTCGCCACCCTCTCTACTCCCCAACTCCAAGAACCTTCGGGAGGTCCCTGCTCAAAAAGCCATCAAGTCTCCAGTGGTCAAGAAGCCAGAGCCACCTGTTAAACATTCTATG GCAACCTCAGGTCGGAAGCGGAGTCTTGCAGTCTCTGATGAGGAAGAGGCTGAAGAAGAagctgagaagaggaaagagagatgcAAACGGGGCAAGTTTGCagtgaaggaggaaaagaaggaagcaagTGAG CTCTCAGACAGTGCTGGGGAAGATGACCCAGCTGAATTCAAGAAGGCTCAGAAAG ATAAAGGATTGCATGTAGAGGTACGTGTGAACCGGGAGTGGTACACAGGTCGTGTCACAGCTGTAGAGATGGGCAAGAATGTGGTTCGGTGGAAAGTGAAGTTTGACTACGTGCCCACAGACACAACACCAAGAGACCGCTg GGTGGAGAAAGGCAGTGAAGATGTACGACTGATGAAGCCACCTTCTCCAGAGCATCAGAGTCCTGACACGCAGCAAGAaggtggagaggaggaagaggaggaggaggaggctgtggTGGCCCAGCAGGCTGTGGCCTTGCCAGAGCCCTCTACTTCTGATGGTCTCCCCATTGAGCCTGACACCACTGCCCCAAGTACCAACCATGAGACTATTGACCTCCTGGTCCAGATTCTTCG GAACTGCTTGCGATATTTCTTGCCTCCGAGTTTCCCCATCTCCAAGAAGGAGCTGAGTGCTATGAATTCAGAAGAACTAATATCTTTTCCTCTG AAAGAGTACTTCAAGCAGTATGAGGTGGGGCTCCAGAACCTGTGCCATTCCTACCAAAGCCGTGCTGACTCACGGGCAAAAGCCTCAGAAGAGAGCTTGCGCACTTCTGAGAAAAAGCTTCGTGAGACAGAAGAGAAGTTACAGAAATTGAGGACCAACATTGTAGCACTCCTGCAGAAAGTACAGGAG GacatagacatcaacacagatgaCGAGCTGGATGCCTACATTGAGGACCTCATCACCAAAGGGGACTGA